The Ascidiaceihabitans donghaensis genome includes the window CAGCAGAGCTGTGTTTCAACACCGCCATGACCGGCTATCAGGAAATCATGACCGACCCGTCGTATGCAGGTCAGGTTGTGACGTTCACCTTCCCCCACATCGGCAACACTGGCGTCACTCCGGAAGATGACGAAACCGCAGATCCTGTGGCCGCTGGTATGGTTGTGAAATGGATGCCAACCACCCCGTCCAACTGGCGCAGCGCGGGACCTTTGGGTGACTGGCTGGCCACGCGCGGGCGTATCGCGATCGGTGGCGTGGACACACGCCGGCTGACCCGTGCGATCCGCCAGGCAGGCGCCCCTCACGTGGCGTTGGCCCACAATCCTGACGGAGAATTTGACGTTGAGGCGCTGGTCGCAAAAGCCCGTGCTTTTGCAGGCCTGGAAGGTATGGATCTGGCGCGTGAAGTCACCTGTGCCCAGTCTTATCGCTGGGATGAAATGCGGTGGGCTTGGCCCGACGGCTACACCCGTCAGGAAGCCCCCAAGCACAAAGTCGTCGCCATCGACTATGGCGCCAAACGCAATATCCTGCGCTGCCTTGCCTCTGCGGGTTGCGATGTGACTGTTCTGCCTGCCACCGCAACCACTGCAGACGTTCTGTCCCATAATCCCGACGGCGTGTTTCTGTCCAACGGTCCCGGCGACCCGGCTGCCACTGGCGCATATGCTGTGCCAATGATTCAGGGCGTTCTGAACCAAACCACCTTGCCCGTCTTTGGGATCTGTCTGGGGCACCAGATGCTGGCACTGGCACTTGGTGCGCAGACCGTCAAAATGAACCACGGCCACCACGGCGCAAACCACCCTGTGAAAGACCACGACACAAACAAGGTCGAAATCACATCCATGAATCACGGGTTTGCTGTAGATGCGCAAAGCCTGCCCGACGGCATCATCGAAACGCACACCTCGCTGTTCGACGGGTCGAACTGTGGCATCCGTATGAAAGATCGTCCGGTGTTTTCAGTGCAGCACCACCCCGAAGCCAGCCCGGGGCCGCAAGACAGCTTCTATCTTTTTGAACGTTTTGCAGAGGCCATGGCCGCACGCGCTTAAGCTTTTTAGCATTTTCAACACTCTATGGTTGAAAATGCTGCGCTTCATTAACAGAGCTTCCAAATTTTAACGGGCCATTAACCCTGCTCAGGCAGGAGCATTGGGTGACGCAGTTCATCCAAAGGCTTTCGACGTGAGTGATCCAAGGCTCAGATTTGCAGACCCGGCCAGCGTGGTGCCCGATGTGGCACCCGCCCCCTTCGGGCGGCATCTGGTGAATACGGGTGCAATCAGTCAAACTGATCTGGTCAATGCCATGGGACTTCAGGCGCGGATTGATGCGCGGTTGGGTGATATTTTGAAAGCTGACGGACTGATCAGTGATGACGTCATCCTTGATACATTGTCCAAACAATATAACGCCCAACGCATTGACCTAAACCAAGACCAGCCACGCCTTGGCATGGCAGATGCCTTGCCTGCCACCCTATGCCTGAAACACCGTGTTGTGCCATGGCTGTGGATCGGCAACACCCTTCTTGTGGCCACCAACGACCCTGGAAAATTTGACCATTTCCGCGCTTGTGTTGGCAGTTTACGTACCACAATGTTGCCCGTCATCGCGGACCCGATGCACATTCAAACCCAATTGGGTCGTCTTTATGGATTTGAACTGGCGCAAAAGGCTGTGGCCCGCGTGCCCAGCATCGAAAGCTGCCGCAATTGGGGCCGCAAAATTCCGAACCGCAACGGTCTTGCCATCGCAGTGTTCGGGGCGCTTTTGTTAAGTTTGCTGGTGGCACCCAAATTGATGATCGGGTTCGCAGTGGTCTGGGCTGTTTTCACCCTGATCATAACAACAGTGTTGAAAAGTGCCGCTTTTCTTGCGCAGATCGTGCAATCAGTTGCCCACAGTCCAGAGATATCGACCCTCGATCAAAACCAGTTTCGACTGCCGCGTGTGTCCATCATGGTTCCACTGTTGCGTGAAAAGGAAATCGCAGGTGCGCTGGTCAAACGCTTGTCGCGGCTGACGTATCCCAAATCCTTGCTTAACGTCGTTTTGGTGCTAGAGGCCAAAGACACCATCACACGCCACACCCTTGCAAATACCGAATTGCCCCCTTGGATCAGCGTGATCGAAGTCCCAGAAGCTGCGGGCCCAACCACCAAACCCCGCGCGTTGAATTACGCGCTGGATTTTTGTCATGGCAGTATCATCGGGGTGTGGGACGCCGAAGACGCCCCTGAGCCGGATCAGATCGAAAAAGTCGTTATGCGTTTCTACCAAGCCCCTGAAAGCACCGCATGTTTGCAGGGTGTTCTGGACTATTACAACCCGCGTACAAACTGGATTTCACGATGCTTCACCATCGAGTACGCAACATGGTGGCGGCTGGTGATGCCTGGCATGGCACGTCTTGGGCTTGTGATCCCTTTGGGTGGGACAACTCTTTTCTTCAAACGCGATATTTTGGAGAAACTGGGGGGGTGGGATGCACATAACGTCACCGAAGATGCGGATTTGGGGGTCCGGTTGGCGCGGCACGGATATGTCACCGAACTGTTGCCCACCGTCACCCATGAAGAGGCAAACTGCCGCGCGTGGCCGTGGGTCAGGCAAAGGTCGCGGTGGTTGAAAGGGTTTTTAATCACCTATTGCGTGCACATGCGGGCACCGGGACAGCTGATGAAAGACCTCGGGTTTGTGCGGTTTATGGGGCTTCAAGCGATTTTTCTGGCCTCGTTTTCGCAATTCGCCTTGGCCCCGCTTTTGTGGTCCTTCTGGCTTGTGCCTTTGGGCCTGCCCCATCCCGCGCAAGGGATGTTCGGGGCGGACCTTTTGGTGGCGATGATGTTCTTGTTTATTGGCGCTGAATTGCTGTCTCTGGCCATGGGGTTGGTGGCTGTGTCGGGGCGTCCTCACCGCCATTTGATGGCTTGGGTTCCAACCATGCCAGTCTATTTTACCCTTGGCGCTTTAGCCAGCTACAAGGCCCTCTACGAGATGATCACAGACCCGTTCTATTGGGACAAAACCGAACACGGTGTGGCACACCGCACCGATACGCCATCTGCCGACGCAGGCTGACCGCCAAGCCTTTAAGCTTTTAGCGCCTAGGCTTCTTCTTCGCGTCGCGCCGCATCCTGTTTTAAGCGGGTCATGAAAGCCACAGAAATATGTTCACGCAGCGCCGCACCTGCGGCCGCTTCGTCTTTGGCTTCAATCGCAGTGACAATGGCATCGTGTTCACGCTGTGCGATCGCCCCGCGCCCCTGAGCCGCCAGCGACGTGGTCGCCATCAGCGCCATCGTCCGATGCACCAAATCCAGCTGCTGCACCAGATAGCGGTTGTGTGACGCAAGGTGGATTTGTTTGTGAAAACGGCGATTTGCACGGGCCAGAGCAGCCGCGTCGTCCACAAGTGCATTATCTTGTTCGACCATGTGACGCAAAATACTGACTTCTTCCTCATTTGCGTGCCGCGCAGCCAAGGACGCCGCCAACCCTTCCAGTTCACGACGCACCACATAAAGCTCTGCCATTTGATTGTGATCCAGGGACGCCACAATCAGGCTCCGTCCGTCCCGCGCCAAAAGCGATTGGGTTTCCAGACGCTGCAAAGCTTCTCGGATGGGTGTGCGCGACACACCAAAGCGTTCCGCCAGTTCACTTTCCACCAAGCGGTCACCGGGCTTGTAGACCCCCACATCAATCGCTTCGAGGATCATGGAATAGGCGTCAGTGGGGTTCGATTTCATTGCAAGGATCCGATCACAAAAGTTCCATCACCTTAACGCACGTCAAGCGATGCGCAAGGCTTTGATCTTGCATGCAATACCATGCCTGCTATGCAAGGCCCCATGTTGCAAAGCGCCTTTTCCCATGTCCGTGCTTGGGTCTTCGACCTTGATAACACGCTTTATCCACCGACCGATCGTTTGTTCGATCAGATCGAAGTCAAAATGCGCGATTTTGTGATGGATGCGGTGGGTGTTGATGCCGTTGAGGCCGACAGGCTGCGGAAACATTATTGGCAGACCTATGGCACGTCATTGGCAGGTTTAATGCATGAACACGGTGTGCCGCCTTGGCCCTTTTTGCACGACGTGCATCAAATCGACTTAAGCCACATGACCAAAGACATGGCGTTGGCTGCAATGATAAAAGACCTGCCCGGACGCAAAATCGTCTACACAAACGGAACAGAGCCTTACGCGCAAAACGTGTTAAAAGCCCGTGGTTTAGGCGGCTTGTTTGATGCGGTTTATGGCGTTGAACATGCAAATTACGTGCCCAAACCCCGTGCCGAAGCCTTTCAACAGGTCTTTGCAACAGACGGCATAGACACACAAAACGCCGCGATGTTCGAAGACGAATTGCGCAATCTGGAAGTGCCCCATGCCATGGGAATGCGAACGATCCATGTCGCCGAAACCCGTCAAGATGCACCTTACCTGCATCATCACACCCATGATCTAACGGCGTTTTTGCAAGAGTTGACGGGGTAGGACAGGATGCCGCTTGGTCAAAAGGCCATACGCGCCCTAACTATAGCTTAATCGCTTCATGAATACGACAAACATAGGTGCGCACATGACCAACCAAACCTGCGATATCGTGATATCCGGTGGCGGCATTGCCGGGCTAACGGCCGCGGCAGCCTTCGGTGCTGCGGGATTTCATGTGATTTGCGTAGATCCAACGCCCCCGGTCACGCAACGTGACGCGGTCGGGGCGGATATGCGCACAACAGCGATGTTGCAACCTGCTCGCCGTGTTTTGCAAGACGCAGGTATTTGGGACCACATTGCGCCCTACTCTGCGGCGCTGCAAATCATGCGCATTGTCGACGCCGGCGGTCCAACGCCAACCGCGCGCATCACGAAAGAATTTAACGCCGCTGATATTTCTGATGCGCCCTTTGGGTGGAATTTTCCCAACTATATACTGCGCCGCGAAATCTTGAACCGGCTGGACCACCTCGACACGGTGGATTTCCGCCCCGGTACCGCCACAACCACCCTGTTCACCCGCACAAAAACAGCCCGGGTCGGGTTATCGGACGGCAGCAAAATCAACACAAAAATGGTGATCGCAGCCGACGGGCGCGCATCACCCATGCGGCAAGCGGCAGGCATTGACGTGACCACAAAACGCTATGGTCAAAAGGCGCTTGCCTTCGCGGTCACCCACACTGTGCCACATGAAAATGTGTCTACGGAAATTCACCGCACAGGCGGCCCTTTCACCTCGGTGCCACTGCCCGATTACGAAGGGAAACCTTGTTCTGCGGTGGTATGGATGGACGACGGCCCCAAATCACAAGCCCGCTACAATATGGATGTCGCCGCTTTCGAGGCCGAAATGACGACACGCAGCTGCGGCTTGTTTGGCCCTTTGACACTGGCATCAAACCGCACCATTTGGCCCATCATCAGCCAGACCGCGACCGAAATGCGGGGGCAACGGGTGGCGCTGATCGCAGAGGCGGCCCATGTTATGCCCCCTATCGGCGCCCAAGGTCTTAACATGAGCTTGCAGGACACCGCGACGCTTCTGGAATTGGCAAAAGCGAACCCCGATGGCCTTGGGGGTGCGGACATGCTGGATGCGTACCAAAAAGCGCGCCTGTCCGACGTGCGCCTGCGTGTGACTGGCATTGATCTGCTGAACAGAGCCAGCCAAGTTGCACACCCTGCCCTACGTGACGCGCGGGCCATGGGATTGAACGCCATCTACGGGTTGGGGCCCGTGCGCAAAACGCTGATGCAAATGGGATTGGGGACGGGAAAATAGCTGCAAACTCTGTGCAGCCCTTTCCCGTGCTTTAAGTGTGCCGAAAAACGGGAACCGTTTACAGCACCTGATCCACAACACGTCCCAAACGGTCCACCGTTGCTTCAACGTCATACAACTTATCCAACCCGAACAATCCGATACGGAAAGTTTTGAAGTCTTCGGGTTCATCACATTGCAACGGTACACCGGCTGCAATCTGCATGCCTTTTGCCGCAAAGCGTTTGCCGTTCTGAATGTCTGCATCCGACGTGTAGCTCACCACGACGCCCGGCGCACCAAATCCTTGCGCTGCCACAGACACCACGCCTTTGGCCGCCAGCATGTCGCGGACAGCGGTGCCAAGCGCCCATTGCGCGTCTTTCAAACGCCCAAACCCGTAGCTTTTGGTTTCCAGCATTGTATCGCGGAAGTCGCGCAAAGCATCCGTTGGCAAAGTTGCGTGATAGGCATGGCCGCCCCCGACATACGCTTGCATGATCGCGTACCATTTGCCCAAATCTATCGCAAAGCTGTCGGACTGCCTTTCGGCCATCCGCGCAATGGCACGATCCGACAACATCACCAAACCGGCACAGGGTGAGGCGCTCCAACCTTTTTGTGGCGCCGAAATCAACACATCGACACCGGTGGCCTTCATATCGACCCATGCGCAGCCCGAGGCGATGCAATCCAGAACCATCAAGGCACCGACATCATGTGCAGCAGCCGCCATGGCGGCTATATAATCATCGGGCAAAATCACACCCGCGGATGTTTCCACGTGCGGCGCAAACACAACATCGGGTTTTTGAGTGCGGATTGCCTCAACGACCTCTGCGATCGGGGCCGGTGCGAAGGGTGACACAGTTGCGTTGCCTGTCTGGCTGGCTTTTAAAACCGTGGTAGAGGCCGCCAAGCCCCCCATGTCGAAAATCTGGCTCCAACGGTAACTGAACCAACCATTGCGCACGACCAATACATCGGCATCCTTGCCGAACTGGCGTGCGACAGCCTCCATGCCGAACGTCCCGCCACCCGGCACCACAACCACTGCATCGGCGGCGTACACCTCTTTCAGCATGCTTGAGATATCGTTCATAACTTGCTGAAACGCCACGCTCATGTGATTCAGGCTGCGGTCGGTGAACACCACGCTAAACTCTTCAAGTCCGTTTGGATCTACCGTTTCAAGCAACGCCATTTGTCTGTTCTCCCTACATTTAAGGAAGGAATATGACGGTGAGCCCGCAAAAGGCAAAGTATACTTGGGTGCACAAAGAGACTTGTTTCAGGGCCGGCGATCCGATGTGCGGCAAAGCGTTCCGATGGGGCAAATTGCGCACCCTATCGTGGTTGGATCAAAGAGGCCCCGGCAGCCGTTCTTCGCTCAGCAACACATTGGCTTCGACTTCACCTGCGCCGGGCAATGTCATGATACGGCGGCGTAACACGCGTTCGAAGTCGGGCAAGTCTCGCGCAACGACGCGCAGACGGTAATCATATAGCCCCAAAACATGTTCGACGCGTTGCACTTCGGGGATCGCGCTGACCGCGCGTTCAAAATCCTCAAGGCTAACGCGCCCCTTTGTGGCCAGCTTCACCCCCAAAAAAACCGTGACACCGAACCCGACGGCTTCCGCGTCCAGATGCAAACGGCGTTTTTTCACCACCCCGGCAGATTGCAAACGCTTGACACGACGCCATGTGGCGGGCTGTGACAGACCTACGATACGGCCCAATGCGCCAGCGCTTTGCGTGGCATCAACCTGTAATGCCCGCAAAAGTGCGAAATCTATGTCATCATATTCAGTCATATGCGCCCCTTATAGTGGAAGGCTTTCATTGGATTTGATCAAAGCCACCTGCATCAAGGCTTCGATGTCGGTGATCCCGGGCAAGGTCAAAATTCGATCGCGATAGATATGCTGGTAGTGGCCCATATCGCGGGCGATCACAGACAAACGCACATCCACACGCCCCAAGAATGTCTGCATTTCTATGACTTCAGGCACCAAACGCGCCGCATCAAAAAAGTCCTCAAATGCACGCCCGACCGTCTTATCCAATGTGACACGCAACGACACTTCGACAGAATAGCCCAACGCCGTCCAGTCAATTTCGGCCTGAACCCCTTTGACGATACCTGCGTCTTGCAACCGCCCCTGACGACGCGCCAGTTTGGCCATGCTTACCCCACACTTCTGTGCAAGTTCGGACGGCGAAAGGGACGGGTCAGCCTGCCATTGTCGCAAAATGCGCCGATCCAGATCATCAAGCATGAAAATTTCGCAATCTATAGTTTCGGCGAATTGTTTTTCACGTTTGTAGTTAAATAAACCCAAAATGCAACGCTGCATCTGGAAAAAAGGCTGCGTATAAAGCGTTCAGATATCAACTCGGAGAAAACACAATGCGTGTATACTATGATCGCGATTGCGATGTGAACCTTATCAAAGACATGAACGTGGCGATCTTGGGCTACGGTTCCCAAGGCCACGCCCACGCGTTGAACCTGCGCGATTCCGGCGCGAAGAACGTGGTTGTTGCCTTGCGCGCAGGCTCCCCTTCGATTGCCAAAGCCGAAGGTGAAGGCCTGAAGACAATGGAAATCGCCGAAGCCGCAGCTTGGGCCGACCTGATCATGTTCACAATGCCCGACGAATTGCAGGCAGAAACGTACAAAAAATATGTCCACGACAACATCCGTGAAGGCGCCGCAATCGCATTCGCACACGGCCTGAACGTGCACTTCGGCCTGATTGAGCCAAAAGAAGGCATCGACGTTGTCATGATGGCGCCAAAAGGCCCAGGCCACACGGTGCGCGGCGAATACACCAAAGGCGGCGGCGTGCCTTGCCTTGTTGCTGTGGACAAAGACGCATCCGGCAAAGCGCTGGAAATCGGCCTGTCCTACTGCTCGGCCATCGGTGGCGGGCGTTCCGGCATCATCGAAACAGACTTCCGCGAAGAGTGCGAAACCGACCTGTTCGGCGAGCAGGCCGTTCTGTGTGGCGGTATCGTTGAACTGATCCGCATGGGCTTTGAAACACTGGTCGAAGCGGGTTACGAGCCTGAAATGGCATACTTCGAGTGCCTGCACGAAACCAAGCTGATCGTGGACCTGATCTATGAAGGCGGCATCGCCAACATGGACTATTCCATCTCGAACACAGCCGAATACGGCCAGTATGTCTCCGGCCCACGCATTTTGCCTTACGACGAGACAAAAGCGCGTATGAAAGCCGTTCTGTCCGACATCCAATCCGGCAAATTCGTGCGTGACTTCATGCTGGAAAACGCAGTTGGCCAGCCGACAATCAAATCTTCGCGCCGGTCCAACGACGAGCACCAGATCGAAGTTGTTGGCGGCAAATTGCGCGACATGATGCCGTGGATCTCTGCTGGCAAAATGGTCGACAAAGCCAAGAACTAAGACAAGGTCGATTTGACCCAGAGGGGCCCGGTCGGAAACGTCCGGGCCTTTCGTTTTAGCACTTATGTTGCTTTTGGCCTCGTCGCCGTCAAACGTCGGCAGGGCTGCCTGAGCTGGATTTGTCAGCGGCGAGCGTCGATTTCTTACTGTTGGGATCGTCCATGCGGCGCTCAAGTTTGGCTTTGCTGGCAAGGGCGAAGACAATCAAAGCCAGCATAGTAACCAGCGCTAAAATAACGATAATATAAGAAGCATCCATAGTATTAGTCCTTTGCATCTGCGATTGTAAGGCGAACTGCACAGCGCTTTGGTGCGCTGCAGGAATTACGGATCAACCCACAGTCCCCTAACGCGGTTCCCAGACCGCGACAAAAAGGCCCGAACCATGCAAACACCAGACATCACAGGCCGCAGTTGGCTGTTCGTCGCGATTTTGGGTTTGACTTGGGGGGGTACGTTTCTTGTGACCGAAGTGGCACTTAAGGGCATTACCCCTTTCTGGTTGGCCGCAGGTCGCATCGGCTTTGGTGCAGTACTGATGACCGCAATCTGGACGTTTACCGGGGCAAAACTATTCTCCGCCCCCCCCACAACCGGCACCCTGACCACGCTGGGCGTGATTGGCGCCCTCAGCTCGGCTGTGCCCTTCATGCTGTTGGCTTGGGGGCAACAATACGTCACGGGCGGTTTTGCCGGTGTGTCCATGGCTGCTGTTGCGCTGATGGTACTGCCTTTGGCGCATTTTCTGGTGCCAGGTGAACGCCTGACGAGGCGCAAATCGCTTGGGTTTCTGATCGGCTTTGCTGGCGTCGTCATTCTGATCGGCGCACAAGCCTTTGAAAGCACAGGGGCGTCGCTGGAAACACCGGGGCGCATTGCCTGTCTGTCGGCGGCGATGTGCTACGGGTTCAGTTCCATCCTGATGCGCCGGTTGCCCGCCGTGGACACCATTGGGCTGGCCACAGTTCTGCTGCTGATTGCCGCCTGCATCACGATCCCTGTGGCGCTGATGGTGGAAGGGCCACCACCCCTGCCCGAAACCGACACGCTGCTGGTCATCGCCTTCCTCGGCCTGATCCCCACCGCCGCCGCCAACTTCCTGCGCACCTATGTCGTGCGCACAGCGGGGCCGGTGTTCATGTCACTCACCAACTATCAAGTGCCTTTGTGGTCCGTCCTGCTGGGCGCATGGCTGCTGAACGAGCCGCTGCCCGCGTCGCTGCTGTGGGCAATGGTGTTGATCTTGGCGGGGGTTGGGTTGAGCCAGTATGGGGCGTTTAGGAGATTGTTTGAGCGGTGATTGGGTTGGTTCAGCGTTTCGAATGTCCGATGTGCGGGCATTCAGACCTTGGTTGTCTCTAGCCGGAAAAACTTGCCAAGCCCGCAAGTGTTTCTGCAGGTGTATAAATGTGCTTCATCCCAAGTTTCGAAAGTGCTTCAGAATTCTTTTGGAAATCTTTTGTGTTATTGGTCACAAAAACGTCCCGACCATTGTAGATGTGCGAGTATGCGGAGATTACATCACACCAAGTATTTCTCCACTTTGACAGTGATGCGGACTGAATAACATCGTCAGTTATTGGGACCCCAGAAGGAACATGTTCGGATGGCTTTCTTGGAACATTGGGAGCGATTACATTCCAGAGCGCTTCCCTATCACGTTCGAACTTCTCACCGTCATCGACAGAATAGCAAAAGTCCTGATAACTTAGCCCGAATATCCCCGGCATTTGCACTATGGGTAAGTCTTGCCAGCCGAGCGCTGAGACTCTGTTCTTAAAAAGAATGGCGCTTCCCGGAAACAATTTCGACCTCGAATTTTCAGACGCTGAAGCGGCCAAAAGCGCGACTTCAAATTGCCCCTGCCTATGGCAGTCGATCAACTCGACCACACAAGCGGCTTGAGGGCGATCATCTTCAACTTCGATTACGCAATTCCAATCAAGTGTTAGCTTCACCAGCTGCGGCCTCCTCTTGGCAGACTTCTAAAACGCTATTGATAGGTCATCTATTGGCCCTGCTGCAGGTACTGTTCCAAGGGCTCTAAGTAGACCTTCACCAATTGCAACCCAACGCCCTACCCCCCAACCGCTTCCTCAACAGCCCTAACAATCCCATCCACAGAGGCATTCAAAATACCTTCGTCTTCGCTTTCCGCCATCACGCGGATCAGCGGTTCGGTGCCGGATTTGCGGATTAGCAGGCGGCCGTTGCCGACGAGGTCCGCTTCGGCTTGGGTGATTGCGGCTTGGACATGGGCGTCTTCAAGAGGCTTTTGATCTACGGAATATCGCACATTCTTAAGAAGTTGCGGGACGGGGTTAAAGTTATGCATCAATTCGGACGCCCGCTTTTCGCTACGCACCATTTCGGCCAAAAACTGCAAACCGGCCATTAGCCCGTCACCTGTTGTGGCATAATCCGTCATCACAATATGACCCGATTGCTCACCGCCCAGATTGAACCCGCCTTGCCGCATCCGCTCGACCACGTAGCGGTCGCCGACTGATGTGCGTTCCAGCCGTAGCCCTTTGTCTTCCAAGAACCGCTCAAGCCCCAGATTAGACATGACCGTCGCCACCAAAGCCCCGCCTTTGAGCCGCTCATCAGCCGCCCACCGCGACGCCATCAGCGCCATGAATTGATCGCCGTCCCCGACTTTGCCGTTCTCATCCAGCAGGATCACACGGTCCGCATCGCCATCCAGACAAATCCCCACATCAGCGCCATGGGCGACAACGGCCTCGGCGGCTGTCTGGGGGTGGGTTGAACCGCATTGTTCGTTGATGTTGTGCCCGTTAGGCGCGGTGCCCACAGGGATCACCGTCGCGCCCAATTCCCAAAGCGTCATGGGGGCGACGTGGTGCGCGGCCCCATTGGCACAATCGATCACGATCTTCATACCATCCAGCCGCATCTGCCGTGGAAAGGACGATTTCACCCGCTCAATATAGCGAAACCGGCTGTCGTCGATCCG containing:
- the carA gene encoding glutamine-hydrolyzing carbamoyl-phosphate synthase small subunit translates to MIASAPNRPTACLALADGTLFYGIGFGATGETTAELCFNTAMTGYQEIMTDPSYAGQVVTFTFPHIGNTGVTPEDDETADPVAAGMVVKWMPTTPSNWRSAGPLGDWLATRGRIAIGGVDTRRLTRAIRQAGAPHVALAHNPDGEFDVEALVAKARAFAGLEGMDLAREVTCAQSYRWDEMRWAWPDGYTRQEAPKHKVVAIDYGAKRNILRCLASAGCDVTVLPATATTADVLSHNPDGVFLSNGPGDPAATGAYAVPMIQGVLNQTTLPVFGICLGHQMLALALGAQTVKMNHGHHGANHPVKDHDTNKVEITSMNHGFAVDAQSLPDGIIETHTSLFDGSNCGIRMKDRPVFSVQHHPEASPGPQDSFYLFERFAEAMAARA
- a CDS encoding glycosyltransferase, yielding MGDAVHPKAFDVSDPRLRFADPASVVPDVAPAPFGRHLVNTGAISQTDLVNAMGLQARIDARLGDILKADGLISDDVILDTLSKQYNAQRIDLNQDQPRLGMADALPATLCLKHRVVPWLWIGNTLLVATNDPGKFDHFRACVGSLRTTMLPVIADPMHIQTQLGRLYGFELAQKAVARVPSIESCRNWGRKIPNRNGLAIAVFGALLLSLLVAPKLMIGFAVVWAVFTLIITTVLKSAAFLAQIVQSVAHSPEISTLDQNQFRLPRVSIMVPLLREKEIAGALVKRLSRLTYPKSLLNVVLVLEAKDTITRHTLANTELPPWISVIEVPEAAGPTTKPRALNYALDFCHGSIIGVWDAEDAPEPDQIEKVVMRFYQAPESTACLQGVLDYYNPRTNWISRCFTIEYATWWRLVMPGMARLGLVIPLGGTTLFFKRDILEKLGGWDAHNVTEDADLGVRLARHGYVTELLPTVTHEEANCRAWPWVRQRSRWLKGFLITYCVHMRAPGQLMKDLGFVRFMGLQAIFLASFSQFALAPLLWSFWLVPLGLPHPAQGMFGADLLVAMMFLFIGAELLSLAMGLVAVSGRPHRHLMAWVPTMPVYFTLGALASYKALYEMITDPFYWDKTEHGVAHRTDTPSADAG
- a CDS encoding GntR family transcriptional regulator, yielding MKSNPTDAYSMILEAIDVGVYKPGDRLVESELAERFGVSRTPIREALQRLETQSLLARDGRSLIVASLDHNQMAELYVVRRELEGLAASLAARHANEEEVSILRHMVEQDNALVDDAAALARANRRFHKQIHLASHNRYLVQQLDLVHRTMALMATTSLAAQGRGAIAQREHDAIVTAIEAKDEAAAGAALREHISVAFMTRLKQDAARREEEA
- a CDS encoding pyrimidine 5'-nucleotidase, which translates into the protein MLQSAFSHVRAWVFDLDNTLYPPTDRLFDQIEVKMRDFVMDAVGVDAVEADRLRKHYWQTYGTSLAGLMHEHGVPPWPFLHDVHQIDLSHMTKDMALAAMIKDLPGRKIVYTNGTEPYAQNVLKARGLGGLFDAVYGVEHANYVPKPRAEAFQQVFATDGIDTQNAAMFEDELRNLEVPHAMGMRTIHVAETRQDAPYLHHHTHDLTAFLQELTG
- a CDS encoding UbiH/UbiF family hydroxylase, with product MTNQTCDIVISGGGIAGLTAAAAFGAAGFHVICVDPTPPVTQRDAVGADMRTTAMLQPARRVLQDAGIWDHIAPYSAALQIMRIVDAGGPTPTARITKEFNAADISDAPFGWNFPNYILRREILNRLDHLDTVDFRPGTATTTLFTRTKTARVGLSDGSKINTKMVIAADGRASPMRQAAGIDVTTKRYGQKALAFAVTHTVPHENVSTEIHRTGGPFTSVPLPDYEGKPCSAVVWMDDGPKSQARYNMDVAAFEAEMTTRSCGLFGPLTLASNRTIWPIISQTATEMRGQRVALIAEAAHVMPPIGAQGLNMSLQDTATLLELAKANPDGLGGADMLDAYQKARLSDVRLRVTGIDLLNRASQVAHPALRDARAMGLNAIYGLGPVRKTLMQMGLGTGK
- a CDS encoding aminotransferase class V-fold PLP-dependent enzyme; its protein translation is MALLETVDPNGLEEFSVVFTDRSLNHMSVAFQQVMNDISSMLKEVYAADAVVVVPGGGTFGMEAVARQFGKDADVLVVRNGWFSYRWSQIFDMGGLAASTTVLKASQTGNATVSPFAPAPIAEVVEAIRTQKPDVVFAPHVETSAGVILPDDYIAAMAAAAHDVGALMVLDCIASGCAWVDMKATGVDVLISAPQKGWSASPCAGLVMLSDRAIARMAERQSDSFAIDLGKWYAIMQAYVGGGHAYHATLPTDALRDFRDTMLETKSYGFGRLKDAQWALGTAVRDMLAAKGVVSVAAQGFGAPGVVVSYTSDADIQNGKRFAAKGMQIAAGVPLQCDEPEDFKTFRIGLFGLDKLYDVEATVDRLGRVVDQVL
- a CDS encoding Lrp/AsnC family transcriptional regulator, producing MTEYDDIDFALLRALQVDATQSAGALGRIVGLSQPATWRRVKRLQSAGVVKKRRLHLDAEAVGFGVTVFLGVKLATKGRVSLEDFERAVSAIPEVQRVEHVLGLYDYRLRVVARDLPDFERVLRRRIMTLPGAGEVEANVLLSEERLPGPL
- a CDS encoding Lrp/AsnC family transcriptional regulator, which gives rise to MLDDLDRRILRQWQADPSLSPSELAQKCGVSMAKLARRQGRLQDAGIVKGVQAEIDWTALGYSVEVSLRVTLDKTVGRAFEDFFDAARLVPEVIEMQTFLGRVDVRLSVIARDMGHYQHIYRDRILTLPGITDIEALMQVALIKSNESLPL
- the ilvC gene encoding ketol-acid reductoisomerase — protein: MRVYYDRDCDVNLIKDMNVAILGYGSQGHAHALNLRDSGAKNVVVALRAGSPSIAKAEGEGLKTMEIAEAAAWADLIMFTMPDELQAETYKKYVHDNIREGAAIAFAHGLNVHFGLIEPKEGIDVVMMAPKGPGHTVRGEYTKGGGVPCLVAVDKDASGKALEIGLSYCSAIGGGRSGIIETDFREECETDLFGEQAVLCGGIVELIRMGFETLVEAGYEPEMAYFECLHETKLIVDLIYEGGIANMDYSISNTAEYGQYVSGPRILPYDETKARMKAVLSDIQSGKFVRDFMLENAVGQPTIKSSRRSNDEHQIEVVGGKLRDMMPWISAGKMVDKAKN
- a CDS encoding DMT family transporter, encoding MQTPDITGRSWLFVAILGLTWGGTFLVTEVALKGITPFWLAAGRIGFGAVLMTAIWTFTGAKLFSAPPTTGTLTTLGVIGALSSAVPFMLLAWGQQYVTGGFAGVSMAAVALMVLPLAHFLVPGERLTRRKSLGFLIGFAGVVILIGAQAFESTGASLETPGRIACLSAAMCYGFSSILMRRLPAVDTIGLATVLLLIAACITIPVALMVEGPPPLPETDTLLVIAFLGLIPTAAANFLRTYVVRTAGPVFMSLTNYQVPLWSVLLGAWLLNEPLPASLLWAMVLILAGVGLSQYGAFRRLFER